From a region of the Mercurialis annua linkage group LG1-X, ddMerAnnu1.2, whole genome shotgun sequence genome:
- the LOC126665631 gene encoding uncharacterized protein LOC126665631 isoform X2 yields MMDVDDPLDFEFEAPLVHKSPLIVQKRKKVIGLDDLLTDHYKEKSKVIERESKRAKSRKNYNSDEDDYSKEALLSRKINECHKQMRQMSADEEISTWGVEVFGDQKTPPHFDFSELGSFSLLDSFMSNKLNSLVDVTTEEGEIFLEGLLVNGWLSKLVSTDGHVEESLARWTFNLMLHSSKEELRTSACDFWCAILLPEKKVEKLPIRVEWSPSYCEIKRALETYGFLFDFASQTNTLKTDSSCRGPPENIRGWIKFAAACCLVRSKQPIFSVSEAEELVEVIIYLSLDRQLQGLLVLLHDCMQSAINYFTNEEWSTSCIKIARTIAGRVPRDLNCLRAVECISGVGIRMNCLRSAVSYQILLACFDNEAADEEGILNLLMSMNVKEKSCDFFKMYIYLVLSENWLLSNPISEYKPVIYEMWGVYLRNCSCQITSTDSRPYASKVRTKASYLLHSSVKDYLS; encoded by the exons ATGATGGACGTAGATGATCCTCTTGACTTTGAATTTGAAGCCCCACTTGTTCATAAATCTCCTCTCATTGTCCAGAAAag GAAGAAAGTTATTGGCTTGGATGATCTTTTGACTGATCACTATAAAGAGAAAAGCAAAGTGATTGAAAGAGAATCTAAACGAGCAAAGTCCCGGAAAAACTACAATTCTGACGAAGATGACTATAGTAAAGAAGCTTTACTATCAAGAAAAATTAATGAATGCCACAAACAG ATGAGACAAATGAGTGCCGATGAAGAGATCTCTACATGGGGTGTAGAAGTTTTTGGAGATCAG AAAACCCCTCCACATTTTGATTTTTCTGAGCTTGGAAGTTTTTCGCTGTTGGATTCTTTCATGAGCAATAAGCTCAACAGTTTGGTTGATGTCACCACAGAAGAAg GGGAAATTTTCCTGGAGGGATTATTGGTAAATGGCTGGCTCTCAAAGTTGGTTTCTACAGATGGTCATGTTGAAGAATCTTTAGCCAGATGGACTTTTAATTTGA TGTTGCATTCATCAAAAGAAGAGCTAAGGACATCTGCATGCGACTTTTGGTGCGCTATTCTTTTGCCCGAGAAAAAG GTTGAGAAGCTTCCCATTAGAGTTGAGTGGTCTCCTAGCTACTGTGAGATTAAAAGAGCTCTcgaaacatatggatttttaTTCGACTTTGCATCACAAACAAACACATTAAAAAccg ATTCTAGTTGTAGAGGGCCACCTGAAAATATTAGAGGTTGGATTAAATTTGCAGCAGCTTGCTGTCTTGTCAG GAGTAAGCAACCTATTTTTTCAGTTTCAGAAGCTGAAGAGTTAGTTGAAGTCATTATTTATCTATCTTTAGATCGCCAGCTTCAAGGATTGCTGGTGCTTTTGCATGACTGCATGCAATCAGCTATCAATTACTTCACAAATGAGGAATGGAGTACCAGCTGCATAAAGATAGCAAGAACTATTGCTGGCCG AGTCCCCAGGGATTTGAACTGCTTGCGAGCTGTAGAATGCATTTCAGGAGTTGGTATTCGTATGAATTGCCTAAGAAGTGCAGTTTCTTATCAAATACTGCTCGCTTGTTTTGATAATGAG GCTGCTGATGAAGAAGGGATATTGAACCTGCTAATGTCGATGAATGTGAAAGAAAAAAGTTGCGATTTTTTcaaaatgtatatttatttGGTTTTGAGTGAGAATTGGCTCCTGTCCAATCCAATTTCAGAATATAAGCCAGTCATTTATGAAATGTGGGGTGTTTATTTAAGAAACTGTTCTTGCCAAATCACCAGCACAGATTCAAGGCCTTATGCCTCAAAG GTTCGCACCAAAGCTTCATATCTCTTGCATAGCTCCGTTAAGGATTACTTATCGTAA
- the LOC126665631 gene encoding uncharacterized protein LOC126665631 isoform X1, translated as MMDVDDPLDFEFEAPLVHKSPLIVQKSRKKVIGLDDLLTDHYKEKSKVIERESKRAKSRKNYNSDEDDYSKEALLSRKINECHKQMRQMSADEEISTWGVEVFGDQKTPPHFDFSELGSFSLLDSFMSNKLNSLVDVTTEEGEIFLEGLLVNGWLSKLVSTDGHVEESLARWTFNLMLHSSKEELRTSACDFWCAILLPEKKVEKLPIRVEWSPSYCEIKRALETYGFLFDFASQTNTLKTDSSCRGPPENIRGWIKFAAACCLVRSKQPIFSVSEAEELVEVIIYLSLDRQLQGLLVLLHDCMQSAINYFTNEEWSTSCIKIARTIAGRVPRDLNCLRAVECISGVGIRMNCLRSAVSYQILLACFDNEAADEEGILNLLMSMNVKEKSCDFFKMYIYLVLSENWLLSNPISEYKPVIYEMWGVYLRNCSCQITSTDSRPYASKVRTKASYLLHSSVKDYLS; from the exons ATGATGGACGTAGATGATCCTCTTGACTTTGAATTTGAAGCCCCACTTGTTCATAAATCTCCTCTCATTGTCCAGAAAag caGGAAGAAAGTTATTGGCTTGGATGATCTTTTGACTGATCACTATAAAGAGAAAAGCAAAGTGATTGAAAGAGAATCTAAACGAGCAAAGTCCCGGAAAAACTACAATTCTGACGAAGATGACTATAGTAAAGAAGCTTTACTATCAAGAAAAATTAATGAATGCCACAAACAG ATGAGACAAATGAGTGCCGATGAAGAGATCTCTACATGGGGTGTAGAAGTTTTTGGAGATCAG AAAACCCCTCCACATTTTGATTTTTCTGAGCTTGGAAGTTTTTCGCTGTTGGATTCTTTCATGAGCAATAAGCTCAACAGTTTGGTTGATGTCACCACAGAAGAAg GGGAAATTTTCCTGGAGGGATTATTGGTAAATGGCTGGCTCTCAAAGTTGGTTTCTACAGATGGTCATGTTGAAGAATCTTTAGCCAGATGGACTTTTAATTTGA TGTTGCATTCATCAAAAGAAGAGCTAAGGACATCTGCATGCGACTTTTGGTGCGCTATTCTTTTGCCCGAGAAAAAG GTTGAGAAGCTTCCCATTAGAGTTGAGTGGTCTCCTAGCTACTGTGAGATTAAAAGAGCTCTcgaaacatatggatttttaTTCGACTTTGCATCACAAACAAACACATTAAAAAccg ATTCTAGTTGTAGAGGGCCACCTGAAAATATTAGAGGTTGGATTAAATTTGCAGCAGCTTGCTGTCTTGTCAG GAGTAAGCAACCTATTTTTTCAGTTTCAGAAGCTGAAGAGTTAGTTGAAGTCATTATTTATCTATCTTTAGATCGCCAGCTTCAAGGATTGCTGGTGCTTTTGCATGACTGCATGCAATCAGCTATCAATTACTTCACAAATGAGGAATGGAGTACCAGCTGCATAAAGATAGCAAGAACTATTGCTGGCCG AGTCCCCAGGGATTTGAACTGCTTGCGAGCTGTAGAATGCATTTCAGGAGTTGGTATTCGTATGAATTGCCTAAGAAGTGCAGTTTCTTATCAAATACTGCTCGCTTGTTTTGATAATGAG GCTGCTGATGAAGAAGGGATATTGAACCTGCTAATGTCGATGAATGTGAAAGAAAAAAGTTGCGATTTTTTcaaaatgtatatttatttGGTTTTGAGTGAGAATTGGCTCCTGTCCAATCCAATTTCAGAATATAAGCCAGTCATTTATGAAATGTGGGGTGTTTATTTAAGAAACTGTTCTTGCCAAATCACCAGCACAGATTCAAGGCCTTATGCCTCAAAG GTTCGCACCAAAGCTTCATATCTCTTGCATAGCTCCGTTAAGGATTACTTATCGTAA
- the LOC126665300 gene encoding uncharacterized protein LOC126665300: MTTPQRIMMQINNTLHFPSSPHSLQLHPQSSLQINLHYANLRFIRGFEGRLTQIQPYTSRPVFSFLLPIPPYVRSDSSSCHRYFYDHLSQFLNLDYVHLRRFLARHLTDHLLDLSITQPYSSFSSVADVEVIHEEIINLQELAARLRMSSLGDGDVLVYDEVIIEEEDIEPTGSGVSTAVLMKLKAESFSAGESGGGDCAICLEEFGGDEKEVVVIKMPSCGHSFHENCIFRWLQKKKSCPMCRRQVQD, encoded by the coding sequence ATGACGACTCCACAAAGAATTATGATGCAAATTAACAATACTCTTCACTTCCCTTCTTCTCCACACTCACTGCAACTGCATCCTCAGTCCTCTCTTCAAATCAATTTACACTACGCGAACCTCAGATTTATAAGAGGCTTTGAAGGCCGATTAACGCAAATCCAGCCCTACACTTCTCGCCCGGTGTTTTCTTTTTTACTGCCAATCCCACCTTACGTTCGTTCGGATTCTTCCTCATGCCATCGCTATTTTTATGACCATCTCTCTCAATTCTTGAATCTTGATTATGTCCACTTGCGCCGTTTCTTGGCCCGGCATTTGACTGATCATCTTCTGGACTTGTCCATCACGCAACCTTATTCTAGTTTTTCTTCTGTTGCTGATGTTGAAGTTATCCACGAAGAGATTATTAACTTACAGGAGTTAGCCGCGAGGTTGAGGATGAGCTCGTTGGGTGACGGTGATGTTCTTGTTTATGATGAAGTAATTatagaagaagaagatataGAACCCACTGGTTCAGGGGTGTCTACGGCGGTGCTTATGAAGCTGAAGGCGGAGAGCTTTTCTGCGGGAGAGAGCGGTGGTGGTGACTGTGCAATTTGTTTGGAAGAATTTGGCGGTGATGAAAAGGAAGTGGTGGTGATCAAGATGCCTAGTTGCGGTCATAGTTTTCATGAAAACTGCATCTTTAGATGGTTGCAGAAGAAAAAGTCTTGCCCTATGTGCCGACGTCAAGTCCaggattga
- the LOC126665350 gene encoding protein NUCLEAR FUSION DEFECTIVE 4: protein MGEKLKFAVHVINGRWFSVFASFLIMAGAGATYLFGTYSKDIKSTLGYDQQTLNLISFFKDLGANIGVFSGLIAEITPTWFVLLMGSAMNFTGYFMIWLAVTGRIPRPEIWHMCVYICIGANSQNFANTGALVTSVINFPESRGVMLGLLKGFVGLSGAIFTQLYLAIYGSDSKSLILLIAWLPAALSVVFVYTIRVMKPEREPNELKMFYSFLYVSILLALFLMVITILEKQINFSRGAYATSSTVACVFLFLPLVIAVKEEWIQWNSLKKENPPSEFAIESRKEVADVVFDEMPERQERSCFLTIFDKPPRGEDYTILQALLSIDMLILFAATLCGLGSSLTAVDNLGQIGESLGYPNKTIKTFVSLVSIWNYFGRVFAGFVSEGMLVKYKTPRPLMMTFVLLLACVGHLLIAFPFTNSVYVASVIMGFSFGAQLPLLFAIISELFGLKYYSTLFNCGQLASPLGSFILNVKVTGSLYDNEALKKLHEMGLDRSSVKELVCIGVECFRTPFIILSCVTFFGALVSLILVVRTRKFYSGDIYKKFRERR, encoded by the coding sequence atgggtGAGAAACTAAAATTTGCAGTGCATGTGATAAATGGGAGATGGTTTTCAGTTTTTGCATCATTCTTGATAATGGCAGGAGCAGGAGCGACTTATCTATTTGGCACATACTCAAAAGATATAAAATCAACCCTTGGTTATGACCAACAAACCCTAAATCTCATCTCTTTTTTCAAAGATCTTGGTGCCAACATTGGGGTTTTTTCAGGTCTCATAGCTGAAATAACCCCAACTTGGTTTGTTCTTTTAATGGGTTCTGCCATGAATTTTACTGGCTATTTCATGATCTGGTTAGCTGTTACTGGTAGAATTCCCAGACCAGAAATTTGGCATATGTGTGTGTATATTTGCATAGGAGCAAACTCTCAAAACTTTGCCAATACAGGAGCTTTGGTCACTTCTGTGATAAATTTCCCAGAAAGTAGGGGTGTTATGCTAGGGCTTTTAAAGGGCTTTGTTGGATTAAGTGGTGCAATTTTCACACAACTTTATTTAGCCATTTATGGAAGTGATTCCAAGTCTTTAATTCTCTTAATTGCTTGGCTACCAGCTGCTCTTTCTGTAGTTTTTGTGTACACTATTAGAGTGATGAAGCCTGAGAGAGAGCCTAACGAGctaaaaatgttttatagttTTCTTTATGTGTCAATTTTGTTGGCTTTATTTCTTATGGTCATCACAATTCTTGAGAAACAGATTAATTTCTCTAGAGGAGCTTATGCTACAAGCTCTACTGTTGCTTgtgtttttctgtttttaccTCTTGTAATTGCAGTCAAAGAAGAATGGATTCAATGGAATAGTTTGAAGAAAGAAAACCCGCCAAGCGAATTCGCTATAGAGAGTCGAAAAGAAGTTGCGGATGTCGTGTTTGACGAAATGCCTGAGAGACAAGAAAGATCTTGTTTTCTTACCATATTTGACAAGCCACCTAGAGGTGAGGATTACACAATTTTACAAGCATTGTTAAGTATTGACATGTTGATACTATTTGCTGCTACATTATGCGGACTTGGTTCGAGTTTAACAGCGGTAGATAACTTAGGTCAAATTGGTGAATCTTTAGGTTATCCGAATAAAACCATCAAAACTTTTGTTTCATTGGTTAGTATATGGAATTATTTTGGAAGGGTGTTTGCTGGTTTTGTGTCTGAAGGGATGTTAGTAAAATACAAAACACCAAGACCATTGATGATGACATTTGTTCTTCTTTTAGCCTGTGTTGGTCATCTTTTGATTGCATTCCCCTTCACTAATTCAGTCTATGTAGCTTCAGTGATTATGGGGTTTTCATTTGGTGCACAATTACCTTTGCTTTTTGCAATAATTTCCGAGCTTTTCGGACTTAAGTACTACTCTACATTGTTCAATTGTGGACAATTGGCTAGCCCACTTGGTTCATTCATACTTAATGTGAAGGTTACTGGTTCTTTGTATGATAATGAAGCATTGAAGAAGCTACATGAGATGGGTTTGGATAGATCTTCTGTTAAGGAATTGGTTTGTATTGGAGTTGAATGTTTTAGAACACCATTTATAATCTTGTCTTGTGTTACTTTTTTTGGTGCTCTTGTTTCTCTCATTTTGGTGGTGAGGACTAGAAAGTTTTATAGTGGTGATATTTATAAGAAGTTTAGGGAAAGAAGATGA
- the LOC126664548 gene encoding protein CHLORORESPIRATORY REDUCTION 42, chloroplastic-like, with protein sequence MAPLSLPSTSTFPCTKLERPILKFTNSISSFNFVTKCQSSSKLDIGSPIVIVEAPQAVKTAASIPCLIVNSGLVKPGDVGRIVSRKPKDVWAVRLSIGTYLIDAKYFKPLELPQ encoded by the exons ATGGCACCATTATCTCTACCATCGACCTCCACATTTCCATGCACAAAACTTGAGAGACCAATCTTGAAATTCACCAACTCTATTTCATCCTTCAATTTCGTTACTAAATGCCAATCATCATCCAAACTTGACATCGGTTCACCCATTGTAATTGTTGAAGCTCCCCAAGCGGTCAAAACGGCGGCGTCCATACCATGCCTTATAGTAAACTCTGGACTAGTCAAGCCTGGGGATGTAGGGAG aattGTGTCAAGAAAGCCTAAAGATGTGTGGGCAGTTCGTCTCAGCATTGGAACATATCTTATTGATGCCAAATATTTCAAGCCCCTCGAACTTCCTCAATGa